The following are encoded in a window of Nilaparvata lugens isolate BPH chromosome 13, ASM1435652v1, whole genome shotgun sequence genomic DNA:
- the LOC120354035 gene encoding uncharacterized protein LOC120354035, giving the protein MFYKNDWCKNKHIDPVSICTFSNKFEEGNLGLFRPKKDLCDRCESFKTGNLDSENYEAHILKKEESRMEKNNDKENKKYLTFTMDLQALLMCPKSTVSSLYYKMKLSVHNMTFFNLETKDGYCFLWNETEGGLSSNEFGTIISSFVLSLLPLPTDKEKIILYSDGCAYQNRSAIICNALLHIAITKKVVIEQKYLEVGHTQMEADSIHSTIERRLRLRNIQVPADYISVIREARISQPYSVQYIEHSFFKSFNDHLFYRSVRPGKGVGAKCVSDVRAFMYHPEGIIKFKLNFSDNWSDLPQRRIMTMKPTNLQDIPNLLGNRRKIKKRKYDDLQDLKAILPVDYHQFYDSIPFMDK; this is encoded by the coding sequence ATGTTCTACAAGAATGACTGGTGTAAGAATAAACATATTGATCCAGTATCCATTTGTACATTCAGTAACAAATTTGAGGAAGGGAATTTGGGTTTGTTCAGACCAAAGAAGGATTTATGTGACAGATGTGAATCATTTAAAACAGGTAATTTAGATTCAGAAAATTATGAAGCACATATATTGAAGAAAGAGGAGAGTCGcatggaaaaaaataatgacaaagaaaacaagaaatatcTTACTTTTACTATGGACCTACAAGCACTACTAATGTGTCCTAAATCAACTGTCTCTTCATTGTATTACAAAATGAAGCTTTCTGTACATAACATGACATTCTTTAATTTAGAAACCAAAGATGGATACTGTTTTCTATGGAATGAGACAGAAGGGGGTTTGTCTTCCAATGAGTTTGGCACTATTATATCAAGTTTCGTCCTTTCTCTTCTCCCTCTACCTAcagataaagaaaaaataattctctACAGCGACGGATGTGCCTATCAAAATAGAAGTGCCATCATTTGCAATGCTCTGCTACACATTGCAATTACAAAAAAAGTCgtcattgaacaaaaatatcttGAGGTTGGGCACACTCAGATGGAGGCTGACAGCATCCACTCCACTATTGAGCGAAGGTTGCGATTAAGGAACATTCAAGTGCCAGCAGATTACATCTCAGTGATTAGAGAAGCAAGAATCTCTCAACCATATTCGGTGCAGTACATTGAACACAGTTTTTTCAAATCCTTCAATGatcatttattttatagaagTGTTAGACCTGGTAAGGGAGTGGGAGCAAAGTGTGTATCAGACGTTCGGGCATTCATGTACCATCCTGAAGGgataattaaattcaaattgaatttttctgatAATTGGTCAGACCTTCCACAGAGGAGAATCATGACAATGAAGCCAACAAATCTTCAGGACATACCCAATCTTCTTGGAAATAGGAGAAagataaagaaaagaaaatacgaTGATCTTCAGGATTTGAAAGCCATCCTACCTGTGGACTATCACCAATTTTATGACAGCATTCCTTTCATGGACAAATAA
- the LOC111052559 gene encoding uncharacterized protein LOC111052559, whose product MKTQTLPAQQLQSMVTVIMKSAQRKSLENVPETVTRKKTGKSNAVWVRAILLPKVKRCVKNYFQTIHAAAG is encoded by the exons ATGAAG ACTCAGACCCTGCCAGCCCAACAGCTTCAATCAATGGTGACAGTGATAATGAAATCAGCACAAAGGAAAAGTCTCGAAAACGTACCAGAAACTGTAACAAGAAAGAAAACAGGAAAATCAAACGCAGTTTGGGTGAGAGCTATATTACTGCCAAAGGTAAAGAGGtgtgtaaaaaattattttcaaacgatCCATGCAGCTGCAGGTTAA
- the LOC120354036 gene encoding uncharacterized protein LOC120354036 isoform X3 has product MKRRKDIPTDDDLLLIAAEETVTALQSINDQGAQTFPDNGEDFSMLSDNYNLKGDVSEENTIHQHPDHETVPDTNQDADTFPEIAEDIPMTSDNYSLNAVVSEENTIHQHPDHETVPDTNQDADTFPEIAEDIPMTSDNYSLNAVVSEENIIHQHPDHETVPDTNQDADTFQKLQKIFS; this is encoded by the exons ATGAAGAGAAGAAAGGATATTCCT ACGGATGATGATTTACTACTGATAGCAGCAGAAGAGACAGTGACAGCACTTCAAAGCATTAATGACCAAGGTGCTCAGACTTTCCCTGACAATGGAGAAGATTTTAGCATGTTGTCTGACAACTATAATCTCAAAGGTGATGTGAGTGAAGAAAATACCATCCATCAACATCCAGATCATGAAACCGTTCCTGATACCAATCAAGATGCAGATACTTTCCCAGAAATTGCAGAAGATATTCCCATGACATCTGACAACTACAGTCTCAATGCTGTTGTAAGTGAAGAAAATACCATCCATCAACATCCAGATCATGAAACCGTTCCTGATACCAATCAAGATGCAGATACTTTCCCAGAAATTGCAGAAGATATTCCCATGACATCTGACAACTACAGTCTCAATGCTGTTGTAAGTGAAGAAAATATCATCCATCAACATCCAGATCATGAAACCGTTCCTGATACTAATCAAGATGCAGATACTTTCCAGAAATTGCAGAAGATATTTTCATGA
- the LOC120354036 gene encoding uncharacterized protein LOC120354036 isoform X2, giving the protein MKRRKDIPESRGKRMLEMAFNFDINVMETDDDLLLIAAEETVTALQSINDQGAQTFPDNGEDFSMLSDNYNLKGDVSEENTIHQHPDHETVPDTNQDADTFPEIAEDIPMTSDNYSLNAVVSEENTIHQHPDHETVPDTNQDADTFPEIAEDIPMTSDNYSLNAVVSEENIIHQHPDHETVPDTNQDADTFQKLQKIFS; this is encoded by the exons ATGAAGAGAAGAAAGGATATTCCT GAGAGCAGAGGAAAAAGAATGCTGGAAATGGCTTTCAATTTTGACATCAATGTAATGGAG ACGGATGATGATTTACTACTGATAGCAGCAGAAGAGACAGTGACAGCACTTCAAAGCATTAATGACCAAGGTGCTCAGACTTTCCCTGACAATGGAGAAGATTTTAGCATGTTGTCTGACAACTATAATCTCAAAGGTGATGTGAGTGAAGAAAATACCATCCATCAACATCCAGATCATGAAACCGTTCCTGATACCAATCAAGATGCAGATACTTTCCCAGAAATTGCAGAAGATATTCCCATGACATCTGACAACTACAGTCTCAATGCTGTTGTAAGTGAAGAAAATACCATCCATCAACATCCAGATCATGAAACCGTTCCTGATACCAATCAAGATGCAGATACTTTCCCAGAAATTGCAGAAGATATTCCCATGACATCTGACAACTACAGTCTCAATGCTGTTGTAAGTGAAGAAAATATCATCCATCAACATCCAGATCATGAAACCGTTCCTGATACTAATCAAGATGCAGATACTTTCCAGAAATTGCAGAAGATATTTTCATGA
- the LOC120354036 gene encoding uncharacterized protein LOC120354036 isoform X1, producing the protein MILIQFVVLQESRGKRMLEMAFNFDINVMETDDDLLLIAAEETVTALQSINDQGAQTFPDNGEDFSMLSDNYNLKGDVSEENTIHQHPDHETVPDTNQDADTFPEIAEDIPMTSDNYSLNAVVSEENTIHQHPDHETVPDTNQDADTFPEIAEDIPMTSDNYSLNAVVSEENIIHQHPDHETVPDTNQDADTFQKLQKIFS; encoded by the exons ATGATATTAATCCAGTTTGTTGTTTTACAGGAGAGCAGAGGAAAAAGAATGCTGGAAATGGCTTTCAATTTTGACATCAATGTAATGGAG ACGGATGATGATTTACTACTGATAGCAGCAGAAGAGACAGTGACAGCACTTCAAAGCATTAATGACCAAGGTGCTCAGACTTTCCCTGACAATGGAGAAGATTTTAGCATGTTGTCTGACAACTATAATCTCAAAGGTGATGTGAGTGAAGAAAATACCATCCATCAACATCCAGATCATGAAACCGTTCCTGATACCAATCAAGATGCAGATACTTTCCCAGAAATTGCAGAAGATATTCCCATGACATCTGACAACTACAGTCTCAATGCTGTTGTAAGTGAAGAAAATACCATCCATCAACATCCAGATCATGAAACCGTTCCTGATACCAATCAAGATGCAGATACTTTCCCAGAAATTGCAGAAGATATTCCCATGACATCTGACAACTACAGTCTCAATGCTGTTGTAAGTGAAGAAAATATCATCCATCAACATCCAGATCATGAAACCGTTCCTGATACTAATCAAGATGCAGATACTTTCCAGAAATTGCAGAAGATATTTTCATGA